From one Longimicrobium sp. genomic stretch:
- a CDS encoding DsbA family protein, which translates to MMEKLSTTLLVICAVIVTGLLVRRELQPSDAASSAAEPVHVPEWQGYAAAGARMGPADAPVTIVVFSDFQCPACRVLAERLKTLRADRGRDVAVVYRHHPLRTHPHARMAARASECAGRQGRFEAMHDALFQAQSSIGTRAWDDISKEAGVGNLDEFGRCMKDAEMDSILVRDAAQAKQLGIDATPTFLINDTRLVGAFPLATLNRHIDRALRAARR; encoded by the coding sequence ATGATGGAAAAGCTGAGTACCACTCTGTTGGTGATTTGCGCGGTAATCGTGACGGGGCTGCTGGTCAGGCGGGAACTGCAGCCGTCCGATGCGGCGTCGAGTGCGGCGGAGCCCGTGCACGTTCCCGAGTGGCAGGGATACGCGGCGGCGGGGGCACGAATGGGTCCCGCCGACGCACCGGTGACGATCGTTGTTTTTTCCGACTTCCAGTGCCCGGCCTGCCGGGTGCTCGCCGAACGGCTCAAGACCCTGCGCGCCGACCGCGGCAGGGACGTCGCGGTGGTGTACCGGCATCATCCCCTTCGTACGCACCCCCACGCCAGGATGGCCGCGCGCGCCAGTGAGTGCGCGGGGCGCCAGGGCCGGTTCGAGGCAATGCACGATGCGCTGTTCCAGGCGCAGTCGTCCATCGGGACCCGGGCATGGGACGACATCTCGAAGGAGGCCGGCGTCGGGAACCTGGATGAGTTCGGCCGCTGCATGAAGGATGCGGAGATGGATTCGATCCTGGTGCGTGACGCCGCACAGGCGAAGCAGCTCGGCATCGACGCGACACCGACGTTTCTGATCAACGACACCCGCCTGGTGGGGGCCTTTCCGCTCGCCACCCTCAACCGCCACATCGACCGGGCCCTGCGCGCGGCTCGCCGATAG